The Raphanus sativus cultivar WK10039 chromosome 2, ASM80110v3, whole genome shotgun sequence genome includes a region encoding these proteins:
- the LOC130508690 gene encoding leucine-rich repeat extensin-like protein 3 translates to MAPHGSVKTLALFLAVISIIFASKTEAHSLPRHCHHPPPRVCPPCPLPLPPPPCPEIPPPPCPVPAIIPPPPCPEPTPPPPCPRLPPPPPCPQPPPQPPTSQPPPPPNTPPPTPYSQPSQPPLKTPPPPPPTTPPPPPPKTPPPPPPTTPPPPPPKTPPPETPPPPPPTTPPTPPPKTPPPETPPPPPPTTPPPPPPKTPPPPPPNSQPTVPPSQTPPPPPPNVPPPPPSNPQPPMPPPQTTPPPPPPNVQPPPPPPSTCPRNAGQIRACSNVLRRSGNFLDFENAQPCCSLIRDLSDAEAAACICNLVNARPHTLSPDITILCRTCGRNIPRGFACP, encoded by the coding sequence ATGGCCCCACATGGTTCAGTAAAAACGTTAGCTCTCTTCCTTGCAGTGATCAGTATCATCTTCGCCAGCAAAACCGAAGCCCACAGCTTGCCCCGTCACTGCCATCATCCACCGCCACGGGTGTGTCCACCGTGTCCACTACCACTGCCGCCTCCTCCATGTCCAGAAATTCCGCCTCCACCGTGTCCAGTACCAGCGATTATTCCGCCTCCACCATGTCCAGAACCAACGCCTCCTCCACCCTGTCCACGACTCCCACCGCCTCCACCGTGTCCTCAGCCACCACCTCAGCCACCAACatcacaaccaccaccacctccaaaCACACCACCGCCTACTCCATACTCCCAACCATCACAGCCTCCATTAAAgactccaccaccacctcctccaaCTACACCACCACCGCCTCCACCAAAGACTCCCCCACCACCTCCTCCAACTACACCACCACCGCCTCCACCAAAGACTCCCCCACCAGAgactccaccaccacctcctccaaCTACACCACCAACGCCTCCACCAAAGACTCCCCCACCAGAgactccaccaccacctcctccaaCTACACCACCACCGCCTCCACCAAAGACTCCCCCACCACCTCCTCCAAACTCCCAACCAACAGTGCCCCCTTCCCAaactccaccaccacctccacctaATGTcccaccaccacctccttctAACCCCCAACCACCAATGCCTCCACCGCAGACTACCCCACCACCCCCTCCACCAAATGTCCAACCACCACCTCCCCCGCCTAGCACATGTCCGAGGAATGCTGGCCAAATAAGGGCATGTTCCAATGTCCTAAGACGTTCCGGAAATTTCCTAGACTTTGAAAATGCGCAGCCATGTTGTTCGCTCATCCGTGATCTTTCTGATGCCGAGGCAGCTGCTTGCATATGCAATTTGGTGAATGCACGACCCCACACTCTTTCTCCCGATATCACCATCCTCTGTAGGACTTGTGGCCGCAACATTCCCCGAGGTTTCGCCTGCCCATGA